Part of the Spinacia oleracea cultivar Varoflay chromosome 5, BTI_SOV_V1, whole genome shotgun sequence genome, AGAGGTCGGCCTAAGATGATGTTGTATGGCACGGAGATGTCCACGACAAGAAAGTCTACCAACAACCGTCTTCCCTTGTTTTTAGGACCCAACCTGACAGGTAGCTTGATGGTGCCTTGAGGATGGACGGCTTGACCTCCAAATCCAATGAGTGGCTGGGAGATGGTTTTCAGATCATCTTTGGAATACTTGAGCCCTTCTAGACACTTTAGAGTAATGATGTCGGCGGATGATCCACTATCCACTAACACTCGCCCTACCGTTGAGTTAGCGACTTTCATCTCGATGACCAGCGGATCGtcatgggactcttgaattggaTGACTAGTGTTCCCACCAAATGTCATCACCGGGGCTGTTTGAGAAGCCGATGCCACTTTTAGGACTTGATGTTCCAGTGCCCACAAGCTATCCTTCGCCTTGCTCACAGACCCGCCTGTTGCCAAGCCTCCGGCTATCACTCCAATGTAGTCTCCCGTATCATCACTAAGAGACTCCTTTTCTTTGGCTTTTGCTTTTGGGGGATTCTTCCTTAAGTAATTATTCAGCTTTCCCTTGTCAGCCAAGTGATCCAGTGCCTTTTTCAGCTCCCTACAGTTCTTTGTGGTGTGCCCGCACTCGTGGTGAAACTCACACCAAAGTGACTTGTCTCGCTTTGCTTCGGGCGTACGGATTGCAGGTGGCTTAGGGAGGATGTCTTTTCCTTTGAGATCAAGGTAAATCTCCCGCCTATTGCGATTGTACCTCGGATCCTCACCATGGTCATCAACCATAACCGACTTTTTGAGGGAGGGCTGAGTTTCGTCGTGGCTGCCGTTTggtcttggcttttgtttttgcCTTGTTCCACTCTCACCACCCCAATTGATCTTACAAATATATGTGGATTGAATGTGCATTTGGGCCTTCTCCATTGCTTCCTCGAGGTTGGACACCCCGGACTTGACCAATTCAAACTTGAAGTCATCTGGCTGAAGACCTGCCAAGAGGGCTGCGAACTTGGTTTCGTCCTTGAGATTGTGTATCTTTAGGACTTCTTCATTGAATCTCTTAATATAATTGCGAAGGGTCTCCGTCTCTCCCTGTCTGACTGCCATTAAGTTGACACTTGTCTTTTGGTGCCTCCGACCCGCCGCGAATTGGCTGATGAAAACCTTTTCAAGCTCACTGTAGCTCTTGATGCTTCCCTTTGGTATGTGCTTGTTGAACCATATAAGGGCAAGACCCTTCAAGGTGGTTGGAAAGTACCTGCACCAAGTAGCTCCGTATCCAGTCTGAACGTTCATTTGAGCCGCATAGGCGGCCATGTGTTCTTCTGGATCCGTAGTTCCATCGAAAGGCTCGATGGTAGGGACCTTCACTTTGTCTCGGCGGGGGATGTTCATTATTTCTTGGGAGAAGGGAGTGAGAGCCTCTTGCAATGACGAGGTATGTCTGTGCCTATCAGTTCTTGGTGGAGGGGAGTCCCATCTTCCTCTTGGGGAGGTATGCCTACCTCTACTCTCTGGGAGAGGCGAGTATGTTCTCTCACGGCGTGGAGGGATCCTTCCTATTCTTGAGGGTGAGCGACGCCTTGGGCGATGAGAAGATGAATGAGCCCCTGGCTGTTGATCGAGGGGTGAAACCCTTGTCCTGGGGGAACGACCTCTAGCCCGGCTAGAGGGTGAGTGAGGGTGAGTGACATCTCCTTATAGGAGAAGGTGAGTGCCTCCTGAGAGATGTCCTTCGAGAGCTGACCTCGATCGGTCTGACTTGTCTTGAAGGAGTGGGGTGGTCTTGTGCGGAGGCCGTAGTCTTAGCACTAGAGGGGGATAGACCTCGGGTGATCCTATCTTTCCTGATGGCTTCTCTGGCTTGTTCGAGGCGCCTTCTGTGCAAGAGGTCTCGAGCATCAAGGTCTCCTCTGTGCAGTTGTCGATCTTCAATTACCCGGCGTGCATCTTGGCTGGCCCTTGATTGGCGAGGGCGAGGTTGTGCCCCACCCCTGTCACCTAGCCTGTCCTTCACACTTCGAGGCTGTGCCCTGTGGATGGTATGAGATGTTGTGCTCACCTTTGAGCTGGTAGGGTGGTTTGGATGTTTCCTTGAAGGTCCTTCTCCCATTCCTTGGAGGTTGTGGATAGCCTCATTGACTTGAGCAGCCAAATACTCTAGATCCTTTCGGGTGACCAAGTTCTCAGGGTGACCTTCGACATGGGGCTGTTGATTCTCATGGTCCTGATCACCATCGTGATCATCTCCGTTCCTCGAAGTAGGCATCAACACGTAATTGGGATGGGACTCTAATCGATGAGAGGAGGAGTGTTGCCTGGTTCGTCGAGTGTTAACCATGGCTTGTAGTTGACTTCCCCACAGACGACGCCAACTGTTTCTGCGAAGAAAATGCTAAGTGTGAAAATAGGGGAAGCCTCTTCAACCAGGCTATCGTTTTCCTCCAATCGGTTGTGGTTTGTCCTACAAAAACGGCAAACGTAAACTGGCTCGGGGGGGTTTccgagaaaaccctctccgacgctcaagtcagttcttgtagagagagaaagtagtgagaTAGTCAGTGTGGGAATAATTGCATACCTGAGTAATGATTAGGTAAAgcatatttatagtaatgcaggatggcattattagtaaatataggCAAGTGTAGGGGTATGGAATCTTGGGCCTGTAGGGGGCTGAGATATGTGCCCCTAACTTCTGGTCTGAGCCCATCAAGAGGTTTGTGTTTGAGGGTATTTTCAGTAATTTCCCCTGAAAGGGTATCTTGGTAATTTGTGTAGAAAGTGGGTCCCACAGGGGGACCGAACAAGCATTAATGATAAATAAGTGCTAATTTTTATGTTAGGATTGTATATATCAGAACCTAAAATATATTTAACTCTCAAAGTCTATCAATTCCCGAAAGTTTTATGTCATAAATAAGGCACAACTAAAAAATCGAGCAGAATAGATTTATCctcactgttttttttttttttggtttgtgtGTTTGTGAAGAGAGCTTCATCCTCACATAATTGACTCTTTTGACATGTCTAGGAAAAAAATACGAGTACAATCAAATGGTTCTCAGTTTCTCACCAcaccaaacaaaaaaaacaatcaaatgAATCAATAGGTTAGAAAACCCCTCTCTTCTCCTGTTTTCCATAAACCCTAATTGATAACTTCTCTTCTTTCCTTCAACTGAACCAATGACGTCGTCTTCTTTCCTGCAGTACATCATCGGTAACACCGTCGCTTCGCCCACCAATCTCCGCCGTCAATTCAACCTCCCAAACCTCACCTCCGGCCACCAAAAGCGCGCGCAATTTCCCTCATCCCCACCTTCAGCATGCCTAAACGTCCACGTTTTACAGCAGAAGAAGAATGCCTCAGGAATTGGCGCGAAAAGCAAGGAGATAATGGAGGAAGATGCGAAGGTGATAGTGGGGACCTACGCTAGAGCTCCTCTGGTGCTTTCCCATGGAAAAGGCTGTAAATTGTATGATGTTGAAGGGCGAGAGTTTTTGGATTTTACTTCTGGGATTGCTGTTAATGCCCTTGGTCACGGTGAtcctgattgggttcaagccgTTTCTGATCAGGCCCGTACTTTGGCCCATGTTAGCAACATTTTCTACACCGTTCCCATGGTATAAAACacactctctttctctctctgtcaTTTCTGGATTAAGTTCTTTTTGTTAGTTTTCGTGTTCTGGGTTGTAATCTGAATATCTGATTGCAATTCAGGAAATGGGATTTTAATTTTGGAGCTCGTTGATGTGTTGTTTGCTGATAGGCAACTTGATTTTGAGCTTTACACTTGATGATCTTGGAACttctgggggggggggggggggggggggggattgcTTCGTGCATTAGTATTGAAATATTGGCATGCAGTTAATGCAGTTATCTCACATGTTAGAAATAGATGTCTTTGAGTATGTATATGACATTGTTGTTATAATCCCATTGCTGATTAATTTGAGTATGGAAAGTGACTTGAGCTAGTATGCAAAtgagaatgtcttttacaattGAAATTCAAGAGAATTTTTTTATGTGTATGAAACGATTCATGTCTGAAGTGTTGTGTTTTATTGGATGTGAATGTGACTGGGTGGTAAGTGGTAACCAAGGTAGTAGGAATAGAAAATTCTATTAAAATAAATACTATTGTGGTGCTAAGTTGAGGACTTTGTCACATTTGATTAGTGGCAAGTGAAGGCATTGTGAACCCGAAATTTGTATGGTGGAATTCTGGTTAGGTCCATGCTTTGGTCTTCGATTTTGACAAATGCTTAAAGCTGTCACAGTTATTTTTAGCATTTCTTTCTTATTGAAGGGCCTTTTTGCTTAAGACTACCGAGGATTCAACTTAATCACTGTGTGAACCATGAATTTTTCATCCTTTCTACAAGTACAATTTATTTCTTCAAAAATCTAATCCTGTTCTGTAAATGTTGTGTGATACATCTTAAACTTTTATTTGTCTGCTTTGGCATTGTAACATGGCAACCCTTGTATGTGTTGTTATACTAAGCAGTAATCACTATGATCCTTCATTTTGAGGGAAAATTTTGAAAGTGTTTACCAATTGATTTCAGGTTGAGCTTGCAAAGCGTCTAGTTTCATCTTCATTTGCTGATCGCGTATTTTATACGAATTCTGGAACAGAAGCAAATGAAGCTGCCATAAAATTTGCTAGGAAATTCCAGAGACATACTCATCCAGATGAAAAAAACCCACCAACAGAGTTTATCGCGTTCAGTAATTGTTTCCATGGAAGAACAATTGGTGCTCTCTCTTTGACTAGTAAAGAAAATTACAGGTCACCTTTTGAGCCGCTCATGCCTGGAGTTACTTTCCTTGAATATGGCAATTCAGAGGCTGCGAGAGAACTTATATTGAGTGGGAAAGTAGCTGCTGTTTTTGTTGAACCTGTTCAAGGTGAAGGTGGCATATACAGTGCCACCAAGGAATTCTTACAGTCATTACGTGCTACTTGTGATGAAGCTGGATCTCTCTTGGTTTATGATGAGGTAAGCAATTACAGTTTTCTGGCTCAAACTCATTATTTCGATAGAACCTCAAATCTCCTAAAGTAGGTATAGCAGTTGAGCATCAATGTTCTTCAACACGGTATAGTTTTCCCCATATCTTAC contains:
- the LOC110789871 gene encoding acetylornithine aminotransferase, mitochondrial; this encodes MTSSSFLQYIIGNTVASPTNLRRQFNLPNLTSGHQKRAQFPSSPPSACLNVHVLQQKKNASGIGAKSKEIMEEDAKVIVGTYARAPLVLSHGKGCKLYDVEGREFLDFTSGIAVNALGHGDPDWVQAVSDQARTLAHVSNIFYTVPMVELAKRLVSSSFADRVFYTNSGTEANEAAIKFARKFQRHTHPDEKNPPTEFIAFSNCFHGRTIGALSLTSKENYRSPFEPLMPGVTFLEYGNSEAARELILSGKVAAVFVEPVQGEGGIYSATKEFLQSLRATCDEAGSLLVYDEVQCGLGRTGYLWAHEAYGVYPDIMTLAKPLAGGLPIGAVLVTERVSSAISPGDHGSTFAGGPLVCQAALTVLDKISSPSFLASVSKKGHDFRELLAKKLGGNQHVKEVRGKGLIIGIELDVQAGPLVDACRNSGMLILTAGKGNIVRLVPPLTISERELETGAEILLKCFPSLD